A genomic segment from Cyprinus carpio isolate SPL01 chromosome A22, ASM1834038v1, whole genome shotgun sequence encodes:
- the LOC109061256 gene encoding uncharacterized protein LOC109061256 isoform X2 — protein sequence MQTKMFFYGLFAVSAFLWHVVSGPDSVSVSAMERDSVTLHTDVKINQQEKIHWYFNGIRVAQLNGDQSYICTDVQCNEGTERFRDRLKLDHQTGSLTIMNIRTTDSGVYKLLILRSSSDSETIFSVTVIGVSAAERGEICVKEGGNVTLDPGVIKNPIDLMTWYFHDTCIAQITGDQSKICTDDQCDVRFRGRLEVNQTGSLTITNIRTTDSGLYHLQIHSRRFSITRSFRVTVTGCVPFVIIGCAVQGMDYKDACAPNSGDQVKNKLGHLSKVQG from the exons TTGTGTCTGGTCCAGACAGTGTCTCAGTGTCAGCGATGGAgagagattcagtcactctacacactgatgttaaaataaaccaaCAAGAAAAGATTCATTGGTATTTTAATGGCATTCGTGTAGCTCAACTCAATGGAGATCAGAGTtatatctgtacagatgttcagtgtaatgaaggtactgagagattcagagacagactgaagctggatcatcagactggatctctgaccatcatgaacatcagaaccacagactctggagtttaTAAACTACTGATACTACGAAGTAGCAGTGACAGTGAAACGATCTTCAGTGTTACTGTCATTG gtgtttcagCTGCTGAACGAGGTGAAATATGTGTGAAGGAGGGAGGAAATGTCACTCTAGATCCTGGTGTAATAAAAAACCCAATCGATTTGATGACATGGTATTTTCATGACACTTGCATCGctcaaatcactggagatcagagtaagatctgtacagatgatcaGTGTGATGTgagattcagaggcagactggaggtgaatcaaactggatctctgaccatcacaaacatcagaaccacagactctggactttatcatcTACAGATCCACAGCCGCAGATTCAGCATCACTAGGAGCTTCAGAGTTACTGTCACTGGTTGTGTACCATTTGTGATCATTG GGTGCGCAGTGCAAGGAATGGACTATAAAGATGCTTGTGCACCAAATTCAG gagACCAGGTGAAAAATAAGCTCGGGCATCTGTCAAAAGTCCAAGGATGA
- the LOC109061256 gene encoding uncharacterized protein LOC109061256 isoform X1, which produces MQTKMFFYGLFAVSAFLWHVVSGPDSVSVSAMERDSVTLHTDVKINQQEKIHWYFNGIRVAQLNGDQSYICTDVQCNEGTERFRDRLKLDHQTGSLTIMNIRTTDSGVYKLLILRSSSDSETIFSVTVIGVSAAERGEICVKEGGNVTLDPGVIKNPIDLMTWYFHDTCIAQITGDQSKICTDDQCDVRFRGRLEVNQTGSLTITNIRTTDSGLYHLQIHSRRFSITRSFRVTVTGCVPFVIIGCAVQGMDYKDACAPNSGLYSGIRVTVFRGSVSCCDLMQEIYKGRPGEK; this is translated from the exons TTGTGTCTGGTCCAGACAGTGTCTCAGTGTCAGCGATGGAgagagattcagtcactctacacactgatgttaaaataaaccaaCAAGAAAAGATTCATTGGTATTTTAATGGCATTCGTGTAGCTCAACTCAATGGAGATCAGAGTtatatctgtacagatgttcagtgtaatgaaggtactgagagattcagagacagactgaagctggatcatcagactggatctctgaccatcatgaacatcagaaccacagactctggagtttaTAAACTACTGATACTACGAAGTAGCAGTGACAGTGAAACGATCTTCAGTGTTACTGTCATTG gtgtttcagCTGCTGAACGAGGTGAAATATGTGTGAAGGAGGGAGGAAATGTCACTCTAGATCCTGGTGTAATAAAAAACCCAATCGATTTGATGACATGGTATTTTCATGACACTTGCATCGctcaaatcactggagatcagagtaagatctgtacagatgatcaGTGTGATGTgagattcagaggcagactggaggtgaatcaaactggatctctgaccatcacaaacatcagaaccacagactctggactttatcatcTACAGATCCACAGCCGCAGATTCAGCATCACTAGGAGCTTCAGAGTTACTGTCACTGGTTGTGTACCATTTGTGATCATTG GGTGCGCAGTGCAAGGAATGGACTATAAAGATGCTTGTGCACCAAATTCAGGTCTGTATTCAGGAATACGCGTCACTGTTTTCCGTGGCTCTGTCAGCTGCTGTGATTTGATGCAGGAGATTTACAAAGG gagACCAGGTGAAAAATAA